Proteins from a genomic interval of Lolium perenne isolate Kyuss_39 chromosome 1, Kyuss_2.0, whole genome shotgun sequence:
- the LOC127304677 gene encoding protein CutA 1, chloroplastic, translating to MPLLPAPFRALFSPTSAAASASASDVPPRLVHRLRPPLAGAFLFLSLGAVAGCALSTRRVPFLRARSFSSARMESTSTTVPSIVVYVTVPNREAGKKLSESIISEKLAACVNIVPGIESVYWWEGKVQTDAEELLIIKTRESLLSALTEHVKANHEYDVPEVIALPISGGNLKYLEWLKNSTREN from the exons ATGCCACTCCTCCCCGCCCCATTCCGAGCTCTCTTCTCTcctacctccgccgccgcctccgcctccgcctccgacgTGCCGCCGCGCCTTGTCCACCGCCTTCGGCCGCCGCTCGCGGGGGCTTTCCTCTTCCTCAGCCTAGGAGCCGTCGCGGGCTGCGCACTCTCCACCCGCCGAGTCCCCTTCCTCCG GGCGAGAAGTTTCAGTTCTGCTCGAATGGAGTCTACTTCCACGACAGTGCCTTCCATTGTTGTGTATGTGACAGTTCCGAATCGGGAAGCAG GCAAAAAGCTATCAGAAAGCATAATCAGTGAGAAGCTTGCTGCGTGTGTGAACATAGTGCCGG GGATCGAATCTGTTTACTGGTGGGAGGGAAAG GTGCAAACTGATGCTGAGGAGTTGCTCATCATCAAGACCAGAGAATCTCTTCTAAGTGCCTTAACTGAACATGTCAAAGCTAACCATGAGTATGA TGTTCCTGAAGTCATTGCTTTGCCGATAAGTGGAGGCAACCTCAAGTACCTGGAGTGGCTCAAGAACAGCACTAGAGAAAACTGA
- the LOC127295259 gene encoding uncharacterized protein: MAHFAGFSASADDGFWTACPHCCYVHSFPRLYVARRLLCPVATCRRVFSADELPSPPPIVPGTDMYFCTWAFFPLGPPAVAQGWAPFTPFNPAPPPSPSPTPNPTAATATPASAIPSRVRPTSRKKVGVCLKGRARVEAEEEEEEEEKTSTVANLKADEEVQMDWLSLGSNGDSGININESVDLSELGFRIDETGFLQELP; encoded by the coding sequence ATGGCCCACTTCGCCGGCTTCTCCGCCTCCGCCGACGACGGATTCTGGACGGCGTGCCCGCACTGCTGCTACGTCCACTCCTTCCCGCGTCTTTACGTCGCCCGCCGCCTCCTCTGCCCCGTCGCTACATGCCGCCGCGTCTTCTCCGCCGACGAGCTCCCCTCCCCGCCGCCCATCGTCCCCGGCACCGACATGTACTTCTGCACCTGGGCCTTCTTCCCGCTCGGTCCGCCCGCTGTCGCTCAAGGCTGGGCCCCATTCACCCCTTTCAACCCCGCTCCGCCTCCATCCCCATCCCCCACCCCAAACcctaccgccgccaccgccacgccCGCCTCTGCCATTCCATCCCGCGTGAGACCCACCTCCAGGAAGAAGGTTGGCGTGTGCCTCAAGGGCAGAGCCCGcgtcgaggcggaggaggaggaagaggaggaggagaagacgtCCACCGTCGCCAACCTCAAGGCCGACGAGGAGGTGCAGATGGATTGGCTGAGCCTTGGCAGCAATGGCGACAGCGGAATCAACATCAACGAATCCGTGGATCTGAGTGAGCTGGGATTCCGCATTGACGAGACGGGATTCCTCCAGGAGCTACCCTGA